In the Colius striatus isolate bColStr4 chromosome W, bColStr4.1.hap1, whole genome shotgun sequence genome, one interval contains:
- the LOC133628522 gene encoding large ribosomal subunit protein uL14, with translation MSKRGRGGSSGAKFRISLGLPVGAVINCADNTGAKNLYIISVKGIKGRLNRLPAAGVGDMVMATVKKGKPELRKKVHPAVVIRQRKSYRRKDGVFLYFEDNAGVIVNNKGEMKGSAITGPVAKECADLWPRIASNAGSIA, from the exons ATGTCGAAGCGAG GACGCGGCGGTTCCTCCGGTGCCAAGTTCCGCATCTCCCTTGGTCTCCCGGTGGGAGCTGTGATCAACTGTGCGGACAACACAG GTGCCAAGAACCTGTACATCATCTCTGTGAAGGGTATCAAGGGGCGCCTGAacaggctgccagcagctggcGTGGGTGACATGGTGATGGCTACTGTCAAGAAGGGCAAGccagagctgaggaagaagg TCCACCCAGCAGTGGTCATTCGGCAGCGGAAATCCTACCGGAGAAAAGATGGGGTGTTCCTCTATTTTGAAGACAATGCAGGAGTGATAGTAAATAATAAAGGTGAAATGAAAG gctctgcAATCACAGGCCCTGTGGCAAAGGAGTGTGCGGATCTGTGGCCCAGAATAGCTTCCAATGCAGGGAGCATCGCCTGA